Proteins encoded within one genomic window of Pongo abelii isolate AG06213 chromosome 18, NHGRI_mPonAbe1-v2.0_pri, whole genome shotgun sequence:
- the LOC129050916 gene encoding recQ-mediated genome instability protein 2 yields the protein MAAAADSFSGGPAGVRLPRSPPLKVLAEQLRRDAEGGPGAWRLSRAAAGRGPLDLAAVWMQGRVVMADRGEARLRDPSGDFSVRGLERVPRGRPCLVPGKYVMVMGVVQACSPEPCLQAVKMTDLSDNPIHESMWELEVEDLHRNIP from the exons ATGGCGGCGGCTGCGGACTCCTTCTCAGGCGGCCCCGCGGGGGTGCGGCTGCCTAGGTCGCCGCCACTCAAGGTGCTGGCGGAGCAGCTGCGGCGCGACGCGGAGGGCGGCCCGGGCGCGTGGCGGCTGTCGCGGGCGGCGGCGGGCCGCGGGCCGCTGGACCTGGCGGCCGTGTGGATGCAGGGCAGGGTAGTAATGGCGGACCGCGGCGAGGCGCGGCTGCGGGACCCGAGCGGGGACTTCTCGGTCCGCGGCCTGGAGCGGGTGCCGCGCGGGCGGCCCTGTCTAGTCCCAG gaaAGTATGTGATGGTGATGGGAGTGGTTCAGGCCTGCAGCCCTGAGCCCTGCCTGCAGGCTGTGAAGATGACAGACCTTTCTGATAATCCCATCCATGAAAGTATGTGGGAGCTGGAGGTAGAAGATTTACACAGGAATATTCCTTAG